One genomic segment of Salminus brasiliensis chromosome 6, fSalBra1.hap2, whole genome shotgun sequence includes these proteins:
- the bcl2l16 gene encoding BCL2 like 16 — protein sequence MDKSEQCVTVQGLTSPDPLVREAYLMAYDYINYVTAKPGAPLGPAPSAPSAALRHAGDELLQRFPIFFRRWPRVFQDVTEESACATLLSILDEHFAPTRRRELAWSAVLSIFVLAGQMALHCQERGMTRVLPQLQHCVGSYVERVICPEIRDKGGWSGFVSRFGEKQNLEGQVKKVCCWSLLILTAGILVYFLWKRRIT from the exons ATGGACAagtcagagcagtgtgtgactGTCCAAGGCCTCACCAGCCCTGATCCGCTGGTGCGGGAGGCCTACCTGATGGCTTATGACTATATAAACTACGTTACAGCCAAACCAGGGGCCCCGCTGGGCCCGGCACCTTCCGCTCCTTCGGCAGCCTTGCGCCATGCGGGAGACGAGCTTCTCCAGCGCTTCCCAATCTTCTTCCGCCGCTGGCCACGCGTCTTCCAGGACGTGACAGAGGAGTCGGCCTGCGCCACGCTGCTGTCCATCCTGGATGAACACTTTGCCCCCACGAGGCGCCGGGAGCTGGCCTGGAGCGCAGTGCTCTCCATCTTTGTGCTGGCTGGCCAGATGGCCCTGCACTGCCAGGAGAGGGGCATGACCAGAGTCCTGCCCCAGCTCCAGCACTGTGTGGGCAGCTACGTGGAGAGGGTCATCTGCCCCGAGATCAGGGACAAGGGAGGATGG TCCGGGTTTGTATCTCGCTTTGGAGAGAAGCAGAATTTGGAAGGCCAGGTGAAGAAGGTGTGCTGCTGGAGCCTGCTCATTCTGACAGCGGGGATCCTTGTGTACTTCCTGTGGAAAAGAAGGATAACCTAA